Genomic DNA from Modestobacter versicolor:
CCCCGCACGGGCCGAAGACCATCCGCTTGGGGCAGCCGTCCCGGCGGGGCGGCAGCAGCGCGGCGGTCACCCCCGTGTCGCTGACCGCTGCGGGGGTCCGCGAAACGCCCGGCGGCGCGCCGTCCGGGTGTGACCTGGGTGCCGGATGGTTCCCGATCGGGGATGCCGGGCACAGGGCTGGTGTCGAAGCATCCGACACAGGGACGGGGGGTCCGTGGTGCAGCCGAGCCAGGACCAGCAGATCTACCGGCACGTCGGCCACGTGATGAGCACCGGGGAGGACGTCGCCACGACCGTGGCGCCCTTCCTCAGCGGCGCGCTGTCCACCGGGGAGCCGGTGGTGATCGCCTGCCCGGAGCCGGTCGCCGCCGCACTGGCCGGGGCGCTGGGTGGCAACGCGGGCGTCCAGGTGGTGTCCCCCGAACCGCTCGACCGGCGGCCACCGGACGCGATCGCCGCCCTCACCGCGCTCATCGACCGGGAGCTGCCCGGCGACGGACGTCGGCTGCACCTGGTCACCGGCCCCGGCCGGCAGGCCGACTGGTCGACCTGGACGCAGACCGAGGCGCTGCTCAACCACGTGCTGGCCGAGCGGCCGGTCGACCACCTGTGCCTGATGGTGCCGGCGGGCGAGGACGGCGGGTCGCTCGCCCGGGCCACCCACCCGTGGCTGCTCACCCGAGACGGCGCGGTCCGCAACGCCGACTACCGGCCGCCGGCCGAGCTGCTGCGCGAGGTGCAGCGCGCCCAGCCGCCGGACCCGCTGGAGTCCACCGAGCCGGCGCTGGCGATGGCCGACCTCGACGACATGCGGGTGCTGCGCCGGGCGCTCAACCAGGTCCTGGCCGAGAGCGCGCTCTCGGCGGACGCCGCGCAGGACTTCGTGCTGGCCATCGACGAGGTCACCGCCAACGCCGCCGAGCACGGCGTCCCGCCGGTCGACGTGACCCTGTGGTGCTCACCCGAGCGGCTGCTGTGCGCGGTCACCGACCGCGGCACCGCCTTCGACGACCCGCTGGTGGGCTACGGGCCGGCGCACGGCGACATGGCCGTCGGCGGGATGGGGCTGTGGCTGGCCCGCCGCTCGGTCGACAGCCTGACCACCGGCCCGGCCGACGAGTCCGGCGACGGCTGCACCGTGCGGCTCGTCGTCAACGCCTGACGGCCTTGCTGCAGGGGCCCGCCGCGAGCCTGCGAGGGGCGGGGGGCAGCAAGGTCCTCGATCAGGTCACCAGGCCGGCGGCCTCGATGAGGCGGGCCTGCTCGCGGCACCAGGGTGACCACTCGTCGTACTGGGTGGTCTCCTGCCGGGCCCGGAAAGCCGCCCACTCCAGCAGCTCCCACTCCCCGACCTCGGTCGGGTCGGGGGCCGGCGTGCCGGTGAACCGCCCCAGGTAGACCGGGCAGACCTCGTTCTCCACCACGCCGCGGAACTCGGCGCGGTAGCGGTAGGACGGCAGCGCCGGCCGCAGGTCGGCGACCCCGAGGCCGAGCTCGTAGCCGGCCCGGCGGGCGATCGCGTCCGGGTCGGGCTCGCCGGGGCCGGGGTGCCCGCACACCGTGTTGGTCCACATGCCGGGGAAGGTCGCCTTGTCCTCCGCGCGCCGGGTGACCAGCAGCCGGCCGTCGTCGTCGAACAGGTAGGCGGAGAAGGCCCGGTGCAGCGGCGTCTCGCCGTGGTGCACCAGCGGCTTGGGCATCGCGCCGATCGCCGTCCCGTCCTCGTCGACCAGGACGATCAGCTCTGCTGCCGGGGATGCCACCACGGGTGCCATCGTCCCCGACGCCGCAGCGACGTGCACCGACACCCCAGGACCAAGATCGACTCGGACGGGTGAGAGGCCGTCGTCACGGAGAGCGACTGTCCGCACACTGACGAGGACCCCAGGACGGGGACGAGGACAGGAGCACGGGCACGGATGACCAGCTCTCCCACGGTGACCGCAGCACCGGTCACCTCAGCGACCCCGGCCGGGGCGACGGCGGCGACCGCTGCGCCGTCCCTGCCCGAGGGAGTCCTGCAGGTCGCGCTGACCGCCGAGCTGACCCGGCCGGAGAGCCAGGTGCTCCTCGCCGAGCTGGCGCAGCCGGCGCGGCTGGTGCCGCCCACCGCGACGATGGCCTCGCTGGACGCCGTCTTCCGCCGGGACGCCGGCCTGCGCTGGGTGGTGCTCGACGTCCCCGGGCAGCCGGTGCTGGTCAGCCGCTCCTGGTTCGAGCTGGCGATGACCGGCCGGCTCGGCTACGGCCGGCTGCTGATGCAGCGGCGCACCGTCGTCGACGCCGCACCGCCGGAGGCCCTGGTCTTCCCGGCGGACTGCCCGGTGGGCCGCGCGGCCGCCGCGGTGATCCACCGGCGCAGCGGCGGCGACGACCTCCTCGACGCGGTCCTGGTGGCCGGGCCCGACGGCCGGCTCTCGGTGGCCCCGGTGACCGCCGTCTTCGAGCAGCTCGCCCAGCAGTACGCCTACCAGGCGCTGCACGACCCGCTGACCGGCCTGCCCAACCGGCTCTTCCTCGTCGAGCGGCTCCGCCAGGCCGAGCGCGGCCCCGGCCCCGCCGTGCTGTTCGTGATCGACCTCGACCGGTTCAAGGACGTCAACGACCACCTCGGCCACACCGCCGGCGACCAGGTGCTCGTCGAGTTCGCGCAGCGGCTGCGCGCCGTGGCCCGCAGCGGCGACCTCGTCGTCCGGCTGACCGGCGACGAGTTCGCGGTGCTCACCGAGGCGCCGCTCACCGGCGCGCAGAGCACCGCGCTCGCCGAGCGGATGGTGCTGACCGCCGCCGCGCCC
This window encodes:
- the idi gene encoding isopentenyl-diphosphate Delta-isomerase; protein product: MVASPAAELIVLVDEDGTAIGAMPKPLVHHGETPLHRAFSAYLFDDDGRLLVTRRAEDKATFPGMWTNTVCGHPGPGEPDPDAIARRAGYELGLGVADLRPALPSYRYRAEFRGVVENEVCPVYLGRFTGTPAPDPTEVGEWELLEWAAFRARQETTQYDEWSPWCREQARLIEAAGLVT
- a CDS encoding ATP-binding protein; its protein translation is MVQPSQDQQIYRHVGHVMSTGEDVATTVAPFLSGALSTGEPVVIACPEPVAAALAGALGGNAGVQVVSPEPLDRRPPDAIAALTALIDRELPGDGRRLHLVTGPGRQADWSTWTQTEALLNHVLAERPVDHLCLMVPAGEDGGSLARATHPWLLTRDGAVRNADYRPPAELLREVQRAQPPDPLESTEPALAMADLDDMRVLRRALNQVLAESALSADAAQDFVLAIDEVTANAAEHGVPPVDVTLWCSPERLLCAVTDRGTAFDDPLVGYGPAHGDMAVGGMGLWLARRSVDSLTTGPADESGDGCTVRLVVNA